One region of Anaeromyxobacter diazotrophicus genomic DNA includes:
- a CDS encoding OPT family oligopeptide transporter, whose protein sequence is MAAGEQAVQAAATGAKAFRPYVAPEARMAELTVKAVLTGAIMGILFGAATVYLALKAGLTVSASIPVAVIAISLGRKLLRTTILENNIIQTAGSAGESIAAGVVFTLPGFLFLSADPATGGSVGAGYFSYFTLFALALVGGLLGVLMMIPLRRSLIVKEHGNLQYPEGTACASVLIAGDRGGEFARTAFQGVGTALVYAVLQKVFHVVAEAPAFVTRQANRWLPNATVNGEITPEYLGVGYIIGPRIAGVLVAGGVLAWLGLIPLLAVLVPGDVLAAQLPKVGYQPSAFGWDPALHTFANLPRAVYYAYIRQIGAGAVAAGGFITLTKTFPTIWSSLRDGIRSMGDKTAAASVSRTERDLSFVTVILGSLGLVVLLVALPQVPGHSVLQKILIALLVIVFGFIFVTVSSRIVGIIGSSSNPISGMTIATLMATAMVFVSVGWTGRVFEPLALVVGGMVCIAAANAGATSQDLKTGFLVGATPRSQQIALFVGAVASAIVIGVTVKVLDMPTGELARQGVVHMIGTDKFPAPQATLMATLIKGLLSLNLDWHFVLVGAFLAVTMELCGVSSLNFAVGAYLPLSTTLPIFAGGAVKGLVDRIAAAKGEPAQEGELGGGSLFATGLVAGGALTGVIVALLQVNDGVDAFIQKTLNLQPRLEAILGADGFQLLGVGFFAAMALMLFRVARKPQAPSPG, encoded by the coding sequence ATGGCAGCGGGCGAGCAGGCGGTGCAGGCGGCGGCGACGGGCGCGAAGGCCTTCCGGCCCTACGTGGCGCCCGAGGCGCGGATGGCCGAGCTGACGGTGAAGGCGGTCCTCACCGGCGCGATCATGGGGATCCTCTTCGGCGCCGCCACCGTGTACCTGGCGCTCAAGGCCGGCCTCACCGTCTCGGCCTCGATCCCGGTGGCGGTGATCGCCATCTCGCTCGGCCGCAAGCTCCTCCGCACCACCATCCTCGAGAACAACATCATCCAGACCGCGGGCTCGGCGGGCGAGTCGATCGCGGCCGGGGTGGTCTTCACGCTCCCGGGGTTCCTGTTCCTCTCGGCCGATCCCGCCACCGGCGGCTCGGTGGGCGCCGGCTACTTCAGCTACTTCACCCTCTTCGCGCTGGCGCTGGTGGGCGGGCTCCTCGGCGTCCTCATGATGATCCCGCTCCGGCGCTCGCTCATCGTGAAGGAGCACGGGAACCTGCAGTACCCCGAGGGTACCGCCTGCGCCTCGGTCCTCATCGCCGGCGACCGGGGCGGCGAGTTCGCGCGCACCGCCTTCCAGGGCGTGGGGACCGCGCTCGTCTACGCCGTCCTGCAGAAGGTCTTCCACGTGGTGGCGGAGGCGCCGGCCTTCGTGACGCGCCAGGCGAACCGCTGGCTGCCGAACGCCACCGTGAACGGCGAGATCACGCCCGAGTACCTGGGCGTCGGCTACATCATCGGGCCGCGCATCGCCGGGGTGCTGGTGGCGGGCGGCGTGCTCGCCTGGCTCGGCCTCATCCCGCTGCTGGCGGTGCTGGTGCCAGGGGACGTGCTCGCCGCCCAGCTGCCCAAGGTCGGCTACCAGCCCTCCGCCTTCGGCTGGGACCCGGCCCTGCACACCTTCGCGAACCTGCCGCGCGCCGTCTACTACGCGTACATCCGCCAGATCGGCGCCGGGGCGGTGGCGGCGGGCGGCTTCATCACCCTCACCAAGACCTTCCCCACCATCTGGTCGTCCTTGCGGGACGGCATCCGCTCCATGGGCGACAAGACCGCCGCGGCGTCGGTCTCCCGCACCGAGCGCGACCTCTCGTTCGTCACCGTCATCCTGGGCAGCCTGGGCCTGGTGGTGCTGCTGGTCGCGCTGCCGCAGGTGCCCGGCCACTCGGTGCTGCAGAAGATCCTCATCGCCCTGCTCGTCATCGTCTTCGGCTTCATCTTCGTCACGGTCTCCTCGCGCATCGTCGGCATCATCGGCTCCTCCTCGAACCCCATCTCCGGGATGACCATCGCGACGCTCATGGCGACCGCCATGGTGTTCGTCTCGGTGGGCTGGACCGGCCGCGTCTTCGAGCCGCTGGCGCTGGTGGTGGGGGGCATGGTGTGCATCGCGGCCGCCAACGCCGGCGCGACCAGCCAGGACCTCAAGACCGGCTTCCTCGTCGGCGCCACCCCGCGCTCCCAGCAGATCGCGCTCTTCGTGGGCGCGGTCGCCTCGGCCATCGTCATCGGCGTCACGGTGAAGGTGCTCGACATGCCCACCGGCGAGCTGGCCCGGCAGGGCGTCGTGCACATGATCGGCACCGACAAGTTCCCGGCGCCCCAGGCGACGCTCATGGCGACGCTCATCAAGGGGCTGCTCTCGCTCAACCTCGACTGGCACTTCGTCCTGGTCGGCGCCTTCCTGGCGGTGACGATGGAGCTGTGCGGCGTGTCGTCCCTCAACTTCGCCGTCGGCGCCTACCTGCCGCTCTCCACCACCCTCCCCATCTTCGCGGGCGGCGCGGTGAAGGGGCTCGTCGACCGCATCGCGGCCGCGAAGGGCGAGCCGGCCCAGGAGGGCGAGCTCGGCGGCGGCAGCCTGTTCGCGACCGGGCTCGTCGCGGGCGGCGCCCTCACCGGCGTCATCGTGGCGCTCCTGCAGGTGAACGACGGCGTGGACGCGTTCATCCAGAAGACGCTCAACCTGCAGCCGCGGCTCGAGGCGATCCTCGGCGCCGACGGCTTCCAGCTGCTCGGCGTCGGCTTCTTCGCCGCCATGGCGCTCATGCTGTTCCGCGTCGCCCGCAAGCCCCAGGCGCCGTCGCCGGGGTAG
- a CDS encoding RluA family pseudouridine synthase, with product MRRLTLRVAPADAGARLDRFIAEQGAISRGLARRVLDAGGVFLDGHRCKVASRTVRPGQAVVVNLEESGRAAPVVAALDRARLLYADEHLVAVDKPPFVPAQPTLTTDRGALPELVASLVGAPVTVVHRLDRETSGVTVLARTRAAAAALSEAFRTGQPEKTYLALAARAPAPPDGRLEAPLGPDPARPGRRAVLAAGEPAATRYRTLRAGPSGAALVECRPETGRTHQIRVHLAHLGAPLLGDPRYGGPRRVLETSVPRVLLHARRLLLPHPATGAPLAFEAPLPEDFLAVVRALVPGGGDPAEAL from the coding sequence TTGCGCCGGCTCACCCTCCGCGTCGCCCCGGCCGACGCCGGGGCGCGCCTCGACCGCTTCATCGCCGAGCAGGGCGCCATCTCGCGCGGGCTCGCCCGCCGCGTGCTCGACGCCGGGGGCGTGTTCCTCGACGGCCACCGCTGCAAGGTGGCGAGCCGTACCGTGCGTCCCGGCCAGGCGGTGGTGGTGAACCTGGAGGAGTCGGGGCGCGCCGCGCCGGTGGTCGCGGCCCTCGACCGCGCCCGCCTCCTCTACGCCGACGAGCACCTGGTGGCGGTCGACAAGCCGCCCTTCGTCCCGGCCCAGCCCACGCTCACCACGGACCGGGGCGCGCTGCCCGAGCTGGTCGCGTCGCTGGTGGGGGCGCCGGTGACGGTGGTGCACCGCCTCGACCGCGAGACCTCCGGGGTGACCGTGCTCGCCCGCACCCGCGCCGCCGCGGCGGCGCTGTCGGAGGCGTTCCGCACCGGGCAGCCGGAGAAGACCTACCTCGCCCTGGCCGCGCGCGCGCCGGCGCCGCCCGACGGCCGCCTCGAGGCGCCGCTCGGCCCCGACCCGGCGCGCCCCGGCCGCCGCGCGGTGCTCGCCGCGGGCGAGCCGGCCGCCACCCGCTACCGGACGCTCCGCGCCGGGCCGAGCGGGGCCGCGCTGGTGGAGTGCCGCCCGGAGACCGGGCGCACCCACCAGATCCGGGTCCACCTCGCCCACCTGGGCGCGCCGCTCCTCGGCGACCCGCGCTACGGCGGCCCGCGCCGCGTGCTCGAGACGAGCGTCCCGCGCGTGCTCCTGCACGCCCGCCGCCTCCTCCTCCCCCACCCCGCCACCGGCGCCCCGCTGGCGTTCGAGGCGCCGCTGCCGGAGGACTTCCTGGCGGTGGTGCGCGCGCTCGTGCCGGGCGGCGGCGACCCGGCGGAAGCGCTCTAG
- a CDS encoding FmdB family zinc ribbon protein: MPLYEYDCPKCGRFEVLQKMSDAPLTRHDCGKPVKKVMSASAFSFKGSGFYITDYKKQSSSSCETSKPEKKKADAPKSDACASCPAKSTAAA, translated from the coding sequence ATGCCTCTCTACGAATACGATTGTCCGAAGTGCGGTCGCTTCGAGGTCCTGCAGAAGATGTCGGACGCCCCGCTCACCCGCCACGACTGCGGCAAGCCGGTGAAGAAGGTGATGAGCGCGAGCGCGTTCTCCTTCAAGGGCTCGGGCTTCTACATCACGGACTACAAGAAGCAGTCGAGCTCCTCCTGCGAGACGTCGAAGCCCGAGAAGAAGAAGGCCGACGCGCCGAAGAGCGACGCGTGCGCCAGCTGCCCGGCGAAGTCGACCGCCGCCGCGTAG
- a CDS encoding CoA-binding protein produces the protein MDYRQNLVVEEERVAELIRSSRRVAVLGIKTEAQAGQPAFYVAEHLARAGVEVIPVPVYYPEVKEILGRPVHRRLADLPPPVDIVDVFRRPADIPQHLPDLLALRPRAVWFQLGIRHDEAARTLAEAGLLVVQDRCLMVDWQRYGAGQR, from the coding sequence TTGGACTACCGGCAAAACCTGGTCGTGGAGGAGGAGCGGGTGGCGGAGCTCATCCGCTCGTCGCGGCGCGTCGCCGTGCTCGGCATCAAGACCGAGGCGCAGGCGGGGCAGCCCGCCTTCTACGTCGCCGAGCACCTCGCCCGGGCCGGGGTCGAGGTGATCCCCGTGCCGGTCTATTACCCCGAGGTGAAGGAGATCCTGGGCCGGCCGGTCCACCGGCGGCTCGCCGACCTCCCACCGCCGGTCGATATCGTGGACGTCTTCCGGCGCCCGGCCGACATCCCGCAGCACCTCCCCGACCTCCTCGCGCTGCGGCCGCGGGCGGTCTGGTTCCAGCTCGGGATCCGGCACGACGAGGCGGCCCGCACCCTGGCCGAGGCGGGGCTCCTCGTCGTGCAGGACCGCTGCCTCATGGTGGACTGGCAGCGGTACGGGGCCGGTCAGCGCTAG